The stretch of DNA TTATTACGGTTTCGCAATTGCAACGCCATACCCTGGGAGCGAATTCTATGAGACCGCAAAAAGCCGCGGATACCTGCTGATAACGGATTTTACAAAATATGATTTTAGAAAATGTATTCTCAGAACAGAACATCTTAAGGAGACGGATGTGGAAAAATTTTATTCATTTGCACCATTAGCTGTTAAAAAATATAAGAGATCTCTTACACGCAAAATAAAAAGATTTATAGAATTATTTCCTGAAATTGGATTAAAGAGAGCTGTATGGGAAATTCAAGATACTGGTATAGAAGATATTGATCATTTACCCGTCCATAAAGATGATGTAAATTTGGCTACAGTTACAAATAATGTCAATGTGGGGGTTAATGACACAGGAGTCCTCGGGAAAGGCTGGCATCAGGCTGAATACCAACCGCAGCCCAACAATGAAATTTAAATTACCACGATTATATGGAAATATTTCCGAGGTTACAATTAAAATTGACAAAACATGGGTTCCAAATGATACAATAAAAAATGGCGATACCCGTGAATTGGGTATAGCAATACAGAAGATATGGACAGAATAATAAAAAATGCAATAATTTATAAATAGAAAGCTGTTTACAATATAAAAAAAGGACATGAAGCATGACAAAATCAGCACTCATTACGGGAATCACGGGACAGGACGGCTCTTACCTGGCAGAATTGTTGCTTGAGAAAGGATACGATGTTCATGGACTTGTGAGGCGCCTGAGCACCCCCAACATATCAAGGATCGAGCATATTTCTGACAAAATTAATCTTGTGGAAGGAGACCTGACCGACCAGTCTTCCCTCAATGGCGCAATGATGGACATCAAACCGGACGAAGTGTACAACCTTGCTGCCCAATCCTTCGTGGGCACTTCCTGGAACCAGCCCGTGCTCACGGGCGACGTCACGGGCATAGGCGCTGTCCGATTACTGGAGGCCGTACGCCATTTCTCTAAAGACGCAAGAGTGTACCAGGCTTCTTCAAGCGAAATGTTCGGGAAGGTGCAAGAGATGCCGCAGAACGAGAACACGAAATTCTACCCCCGCAGCCCCTACGGATGCGCTAAAGTCTATGCTTACTGGATGTGCATCAATTACAGGGAAAGCTACAACATGCATGTAACGAATGGGATACTGTTTAACCACGAATCTCCGCGCCGGGGATTAGAGTTCGTTACCCGCAAGGTCACAGATGGCGTAGCTAAAATATACCATGGGTTATCCAGGGAGCTTCACCTGGGAAATCTAGATGCGATGCGTGACTGGGGATATGCAGGGGATTACGTTGAAGCAATGTGGTTCATGCTGCAGCAGGAAACGCCCGAGGATTATGTTGTCGCTACAGGAGAAGCCCATTCTGTGAAAGAGTTCGTTGAGCTTGCTTTTTCTGAGGTCGGACTTCACTGGGAAAAGTACGTTAAAGTGGATCAAAAGTTTTTCAGGCCCGCTGAAGTAGAGTACCTGGTGGGCGATTATTCAAAGGCAAAGCGCGTCCTCGGCTGGGAACCCAGGGTCAAGTTCAAGGAACTTGTGAAGATGATGGTCAAGGCTGATGTGGAGCGGCTGAAACCAAGGTGAACCGCAAAAATGGATACTATTGAGATAAAGGACGGCGACATTGACGTCGAGGATATCATGCGCCAGATAAGGGAGAATATTAAAAAAAGAAAAGAAAGCGGCGCATATACAAAAGAACTGGAAGCGATGATCAACGAACCTCTGCAACCACCTCTCGCAGGCGCCAGGTGTCGCGATCTCAAGTCTGATCTCAATTATGTCGACTCCAACTGGGATATAAATGCTGAATATGTTATAAGTTCCCACCGAAAGATCATTGGCAAACCCCTTGTCTGGGGAAGGCGGTTGATAAATTCCGAAATGAGAAGATATGTGGATTTGATCAATGGGAAACAGATAGAATTCAATGCTCATGTTGCCGGGGCGCTCAAAGGTCTTGATAATAAGATAAACGAAGCTGTGGCTGATATCAGGAAAGGGACTGATAGTAAGATCAATGAGGCTATGGCTGCCCTCAGTAAAGACATTGACCTAACACAATTGCCCGGCGCGCCGACTGACGACGTGATGAACTACTTCCTGTTCGAGGAAAAATTCCGCGGCAGCACCGAGGATATCAGGAAGCGTCAATCGGTCTATCTCGAATATTTCAAAAACTGCAAGAACGTCCTTGATATAGGATGCGGGAGGGGTGAGTTCCTGTCGTTGCTGAAAGAGAACGGCATAGGCGCCAGGGGTATCGATATGAATGAAGATATGGTGCTGTACTGCCAGAAGAATGGTCTTGAAGTAAGTCAAAATAATGCCCTGAGCTATCTTACATCACTTAGCGATAAATCACTTGATGGCATATTTTCAGCTCAGGTCGTGGAACACCTCCAACCGGCAGATTTGATCTCTCTCATAAAATTAACCTACGATAAAATGCAATATGGTTCGTATTTCATCGCTGAGACTATAAACCCCATGTGTTTATCTGTATTTGCTTCAAGTTTTTGCATGGACTTATCCCATGTTAAGCCAATTCATCCAGAAACGATCAAGTTCTTACTTGAATCTGTAGGTTTTAGAGAAATTCAGTTTATATTCTTATCATCGTTTCATGAAACCATTAAATTAGCCAAGCTTAAGAGCACTGAAAACATGAATATCGAAGAAAAGATGCGATTAGAGGTAATGAACCAAAATATTGATAAATTGAATTCCCTGTTATATGGTTACCAAGATTATGCAGTAATTGGGAAAAAGTGATGCCTTTTCTTGCTTATTTCGGTCTCTATTGTATTTGCCATATTTTCGGCTATTTTATTCCAATCATATTTATTTTTAACTAACTTTTGACCATTCAAGCTAAGTTTATTGTAAAGCTCAATATTTTCAAGAACTTCTCGTATACTTTCTGGAAATTCTGATACTTCACAAATTATGGCATCCCTGTAATTCTTAATGTCCAAACCTCTTGCACCAATTGGAGTTGTAATGATAGGTAACCCAGCAGCCATATATTCTAGCATTTTTATATTGGTGCCTGACCCACTTACCATTGGATTTAAAGCGATATCTGAAATACGATATATCTCGAATTTCTCCTCATCGCTTACTTCAAAGGTCATGCCTACATTTTTATCGATATCTTTATTTTTAAAAGTGCCACAAACCCCTCCACAAATTAAAAAATATATTTCTTTCATTTTTGGAGCTAATTCGATTATGATTTTTTTGGCAGCTTCTGAATTAGGTGGATGACCACTACCCATAAAAAGTGCTAAAGGTTTATTTATAATTTTATTTTTAATTAATTTACTGTTTTTATAAAGTGTTCTAAATGATGGAAGATCAACACCATTTGGGGATATATATATTTTTGATTCGTCTACATGATATATTTCTTTAAATTTATTAATTTCATCAGCAGACATTGCAAAAACCAAATCAGATTTCCTTACTAATTCGTCCTCAACCCTTTTTACATTAGTATATAGAAATCTTTTAAAAAATCCTTTTCCCAATATAGCTTTTTTTAATAAATACTCGACATTGTGGGCTTCATATATCAGAAATTTATTCGGTGCATGTTTTTTTATTAATGTATATAAGTATGGATGAGAAGCAACAACAATACTACAGTCTGATAAACGATCTCTGACTATATTATTTAATTTTTTGTTATAATTACAAAAAAACATTGCAATTATATCATCTACTGATATCCCAAAGATTTTTCCTAACAATAAATTCACACTGGAATGAATTTTGCTTTTAGGAATTCGAATTTCCCAAAAATTCTGCCCTAATTCCACTTCAACGAATTCATTCTTTGCAAAGCAAATGTATGTGATATCGAACCTTTGGGACAGATTCTTGTAAATATAATAAATTCTAAATTGACCTCCAAAGCGTGGCGGATATATGGGAAAATCATTCAAAACGAGAATTTTTTTTTTCATAATATGTCTCTATATTTGTATGCATTTTATTCGCAATCTTCTGCCATTCATATTTTTCTTCGACTAATTTTCTTCCTTTTTCTTTTAATTTTTTATAAATGATTTCATCTTTAAATAGTAATACTATATTTTTTTCGAATTTATCTATATCACAAACAATAGCATGATAATTATCAACAATATCTAATCCTCTTGCTCCTGTAGGAGTTGTTATTACAGGAAGTCCCGCTGCCATGTAATCTAACATTTTCAAATTTGTACCAGAACCAAACGTCATAGGATTCAAGGCAGCATCTGATGCATTGAACAATAATTTTTTCGTTTCATCATCGACTACACCATATATTCTCACATTATTTGGCACATGGGACGTAATAAAATCTGATACTTTTCCAGCGATTAAAAATGTATATTCTGGTAACAAAGGAGCAAAATTATCAATAATTGATTTTGCAGCATCAATATTCGGTGGATGAGCACTGCCAAAAAAAAGTAACGCTTTAGCATTGTTTAAGCCTAACTTTTTCTTGTACTCATATTTTTCAAAATCTTTTAGTATTTTTATTTCTGCTAAGTCTACGCCATTTGGAGCTAAAAAGATTTTATTTAATGATATTTTATAAACGTTGTGAAAATCATTTATATCGTCATCAGATACTGCAAAAATCATATCACTACTTGTACATGCATGTTCTTCGATATAATAAACGTACCACGATAAAATTTTTGCGATTATTGAGTTTCCAAATGCTTTCTTTTGTAAATAATATTCCATATTGTAAGATTCATAAATAACCATTTTATCTTTGACTTTCTTATAAAGATATGGATGTGTTGAAATTAAAATATGTGACCCTTTAATCACTTGATTAAATAATTTTTTATAATTTGAATCAAAGTTGGAAGCGATTGAAACTACCGCACCAGAGCATTCAGGCACATGTCCAAATTTATAAAAAATATAGTGCAGTATGTCATGTAACTTGCTTTTAGGAATTCGAATTTCAATAACATTATTAAATAATTTGTATACTTCGAGTTTTCTGTCGGGATTTGGATAAGTAAAACTTAATATAGTTATATCATAATATTTCGCTAAGTTTCTACATATATTGTATAATCGGAGCTCTCCGCCGCTTCCGGGAGGAAAAAAAGCCGGGAAAAAACTCAATACCAAAATTTTCTTCCGACTCATCAAATATCACCAAATATATAATAAATAAGCAACTATCTTGTTTTATATGAATGCTTTGCATTTAACCTTTCGTTTTGGCGAGAAAATAGTAGGCGGCGCAGAATACCTAATGTATATGATTTCTAAAAAATTAGTGGAATCAGGGATTCATGTGGATGTATTTACTACCAAAACGGTCTCTATTACACCAATTTCAAGGTCTGGAGTTCATTGGGATAATAAGATCAAAAAAGCACAAAGCATTCACGACGGTATCGAAGTATATCGACATAATACTTATTCTATCCCAAAATTGATAGCAATTGGATTTGACTATTTAATCCAAAGACAATTGGATAGAGAAGAATTAAATATCAAAATCAAAGAAATAATAATTAATGAAAAAAGCTGCCTTGGAACGGGATGGTACTCCTTAGAAAATTATAATTTCTTCAAAATGCGCTGGACAAAAAGATATGCTAACTTTCTCGTGAATGACAGAAATATTTCAAAGATTTTTTTCAATGCTTATTGTCCCAGATCTATAAAAGGAAATTTTTTAATAAATGGAAAATTTATTGACGGTTTTAGTACTTCGAAGGAGTGGAAACGATTTGAGTTCGATATAGATGAGGAAGGTATAATAGTAGGTAAAATTTCATTGAATGCATCGTGGCATCCTCTGACGGATTCGCGACGATTGGGTATTGCCATTAATGACATCGGTTATGTTTCCGATGGGATTGAAAAATCGATCGATCTTACCAAGGATTATGTAAAAGTTCTGAGGAAAAACAGTAAATCATTTTTGGAACTATATAAACATAAAGCTTTGAAACGACCTCAAATCTATAATTATCTATTTATGGGATTACGTGGTCCTCTTTCG from Candidatus Methanoperedens sp. encodes:
- a CDS encoding glycosyltransferase family 4 protein, giving the protein MSRKKILVLSFFPAFFPPGSGGELRLYNICRNLAKYYDITILSFTYPNPDRKLEVYKLFNNVIEIRIPKSKLHDILHYIFYKFGHVPECSGAVVSIASNFDSNYKKLFNQVIKGSHILISTHPYLYKKVKDKMVIYESYNMEYYLQKKAFGNSIIAKILSWYVYYIEEHACTSSDMIFAVSDDDINDFHNVYKISLNKIFLAPNGVDLAEIKILKDFEKYEYKKKLGLNNAKALLFFGSAHPPNIDAAKSIIDNFAPLLPEYTFLIAGKVSDFITSHVPNNVRIYGVVDDETKKLLFNASDAALNPMTFGSGTNLKMLDYMAAGLPVITTPTGARGLDIVDNYHAIVCDIDKFEKNIVLLFKDEIIYKKLKEKGRKLVEEKYEWQKIANKMHTNIETYYEKKNSRFE
- a CDS encoding glycosyltransferase family 4 protein; protein product: MKKKILVLNDFPIYPPRFGGQFRIYYIYKNLSQRFDITYICFAKNEFVEVELGQNFWEIRIPKSKIHSSVNLLLGKIFGISVDDIIAMFFCNYNKKLNNIVRDRLSDCSIVVASHPYLYTLIKKHAPNKFLIYEAHNVEYLLKKAILGKGFFKRFLYTNVKRVEDELVRKSDLVFAMSADEINKFKEIYHVDESKIYISPNGVDLPSFRTLYKNSKLIKNKIINKPLALFMGSGHPPNSEAAKKIIIELAPKMKEIYFLICGGVCGTFKNKDIDKNVGMTFEVSDEEKFEIYRISDIALNPMVSGSGTNIKMLEYMAAGLPIITTPIGARGLDIKNYRDAIICEVSEFPESIREVLENIELYNKLSLNGQKLVKNKYDWNKIAENMANTIETEISKKRHHFFPITA
- a CDS encoding class I SAM-dependent methyltransferase, coding for MDTIEIKDGDIDVEDIMRQIRENIKKRKESGAYTKELEAMINEPLQPPLAGARCRDLKSDLNYVDSNWDINAEYVISSHRKIIGKPLVWGRRLINSEMRRYVDLINGKQIEFNAHVAGALKGLDNKINEAVADIRKGTDSKINEAMAALSKDIDLTQLPGAPTDDVMNYFLFEEKFRGSTEDIRKRQSVYLEYFKNCKNVLDIGCGRGEFLSLLKENGIGARGIDMNEDMVLYCQKNGLEVSQNNALSYLTSLSDKSLDGIFSAQVVEHLQPADLISLIKLTYDKMQYGSYFIAETINPMCLSVFASSFCMDLSHVKPIHPETIKFLLESVGFREIQFIFLSSFHETIKLAKLKSTENMNIEEKMRLEVMNQNIDKLNSLLYGYQDYAVIGKK
- the gmd gene encoding GDP-mannose 4,6-dehydratase — protein: MTKSALITGITGQDGSYLAELLLEKGYDVHGLVRRLSTPNISRIEHISDKINLVEGDLTDQSSLNGAMMDIKPDEVYNLAAQSFVGTSWNQPVLTGDVTGIGAVRLLEAVRHFSKDARVYQASSSEMFGKVQEMPQNENTKFYPRSPYGCAKVYAYWMCINYRESYNMHVTNGILFNHESPRRGLEFVTRKVTDGVAKIYHGLSRELHLGNLDAMRDWGYAGDYVEAMWFMLQQETPEDYVVATGEAHSVKEFVELAFSEVGLHWEKYVKVDQKFFRPAEVEYLVGDYSKAKRVLGWEPRVKFKELVKMMVKADVERLKPR